The proteins below are encoded in one region of Planctopirus limnophila DSM 3776:
- the recA gene encoding recombinase RecA, which produces MSPKAKPDKKSAAEVEREHVKLLDNTLGQIEKAFGRGSIMKLTDAGMDVDGIGSGALSLDLALGGKGFPRGRIVEIFGPESSGKTTLALHCIANSQREGGIAAFIDAEHALDPAWAKKLGVNLEELLVSQPSTGEEALQIAEMLIKSNAVDVVVIDSVAALVPKAELEGEIGDSHVGLQARMMSQAMRKLTGVISKAKTVVIFINQIREKIGVMFGSPETTPGGRALKFYCSVRADVRRLATLKEGDVTTGMRMKVKIVKNKVAPPFRVAEFDMLSSQGISFSGDLLDLGVAARLVERSGSWFTYGEVKLGQGRDKARIYLEEHPELMAEIKAKVLELHAAGQHISTSSKGE; this is translated from the coding sequence ATGTCGCCGAAGGCCAAGCCAGACAAGAAATCTGCTGCAGAAGTTGAACGCGAGCATGTGAAGTTGCTCGATAACACACTGGGGCAGATCGAAAAGGCCTTTGGTCGCGGCTCGATCATGAAGTTGACCGATGCCGGCATGGATGTTGACGGGATTGGTTCCGGGGCGTTGTCGCTGGATTTGGCACTGGGTGGTAAAGGCTTTCCACGGGGCCGGATCGTTGAGATCTTCGGGCCCGAATCAAGCGGTAAAACCACGCTGGCCCTGCATTGCATTGCGAATTCACAGCGTGAGGGAGGGATTGCGGCCTTTATCGATGCTGAACATGCACTGGATCCTGCCTGGGCGAAAAAGCTGGGAGTGAATCTGGAAGAGTTACTGGTCAGCCAGCCTTCGACGGGAGAAGAAGCTCTGCAGATTGCCGAGATGCTGATCAAATCGAACGCTGTTGACGTCGTGGTGATTGACTCGGTCGCGGCGCTGGTTCCTAAAGCGGAACTGGAGGGCGAGATTGGCGATTCGCATGTGGGGCTGCAGGCCCGCATGATGAGCCAGGCCATGCGTAAGCTGACCGGGGTGATCTCCAAAGCTAAAACCGTAGTGATCTTTATCAATCAGATTCGTGAGAAGATCGGCGTGATGTTCGGCAGCCCGGAAACAACTCCTGGCGGGCGGGCTCTCAAGTTCTATTGCTCCGTCCGGGCTGATGTCCGGAGGCTGGCAACTTTGAAAGAGGGGGATGTCACGACCGGGATGCGCATGAAGGTCAAGATTGTCAAAAACAAAGTCGCACCCCCATTCCGTGTGGCTGAGTTTGACATGCTGAGTTCACAGGGAATCAGCTTTTCTGGCGATCTTCTTGATCTGGGGGTCGCTGCGCGGCTCGTTGAGCGAAGTGGTAGCTGGTTTACTTATGGCGAAGTCAAGCTCGGTCAGGGCCGGGATAAAGCCCGGATCTATCTGGAAGAGCATCCGGAGTTGATGGCCGAGATCAAGGCCAAGGTGCTGGAACTGCATGCCGCTGGTCAACACATTTCCACCTCTTCCAAGGGAGAGTGA
- the rbfA gene encoding 30S ribosome-binding factor RbfA: protein MMSRRLAKASQAVLETVSLTIMRHIRDPRVKNVTVLSAEVAPDMRTARVHVSVMGTPKEQSLCMHGLQSACGFFQAKIADRLETRYTPVLTFVLDQGVKLSIETSKALREVLPTDEADSDEADQEGEDSLDDDLYDDEFEDDEAEVAGELNEETSSSSAVDPTVTSEDSGRVADGAAGDDAVNGDAGDTDVSGESKSV, encoded by the coding sequence ATGATGTCTCGACGACTTGCAAAGGCTTCTCAGGCTGTGCTGGAAACAGTCAGCCTGACCATCATGCGGCATATCCGTGATCCACGCGTCAAGAACGTTACCGTTCTTTCGGCAGAGGTGGCTCCGGATATGCGAACCGCTCGTGTGCATGTTTCGGTGATGGGGACTCCCAAAGAGCAGTCTTTGTGCATGCATGGTTTGCAATCAGCCTGCGGATTTTTTCAGGCCAAGATCGCAGACCGACTGGAGACTCGCTACACCCCGGTGCTCACATTTGTGCTCGATCAGGGCGTCAAACTGAGTATTGAAACGTCGAAAGCCTTGCGAGAAGTTCTTCCCACTGATGAGGCTGACAGCGATGAGGCTGATCAGGAGGGGGAAGATTCTCTGGATGACGATCTTTATGATGATGAATTTGAGGACGATGAAGCAGAAGTCGCTGGCGAATTGAACGAGGAGACATCCTCGTCGAGTGCCGTGGATCCAACGGTGACCAGTGAAGACTCGGGTCGAGTTGCTGATGGTGCGGCGGGCGATGATGCTGTGAATGGCGATGCTGGCGATACAGATGTCTCTGGTGAATCAAAATCGGTATAA
- a CDS encoding YebC/PmpR family DNA-binding transcriptional regulator: MAGHSHWANIAHKKGRYDQKRGKLFGKLSKAIIVAAQRGGDPAANLALRYAIDRAKKSSMPADTIERAIKKGTGELQADNYEQVLYEGYGPGGVAVLCDILTENRNRTAGEVRRIFDIHGGNLGSTGCVAWMFDRRGLYAVKAGVTDEDTLMEIALDAGALDVTADAGGFSVICPPETFTPVGEALEKAGIPMESAEITMLPQNTVELDLEMGRAVLALIDALEDNDDIQNVMSNFSVSEEVLAELSK, translated from the coding sequence ATGGCTGGCCATTCCCATTGGGCGAATATCGCTCACAAGAAGGGACGATACGATCAAAAGCGAGGGAAGCTCTTTGGCAAGCTTTCCAAGGCTATTATTGTGGCTGCACAGCGGGGGGGGGATCCGGCTGCGAATCTCGCGCTGCGCTATGCAATTGATCGCGCCAAAAAGTCGAGTATGCCTGCGGATACGATCGAACGGGCGATCAAAAAAGGGACAGGCGAGCTTCAGGCCGACAATTACGAGCAGGTACTCTATGAAGGTTATGGCCCCGGTGGTGTGGCTGTCCTCTGTGACATTCTGACAGAGAACCGGAATCGTACAGCAGGTGAAGTCCGCCGGATTTTTGATATCCATGGCGGGAATCTTGGCAGCACAGGTTGTGTGGCCTGGATGTTTGATCGCCGAGGGCTCTATGCGGTGAAGGCAGGCGTGACCGATGAAGACACGCTGATGGAGATTGCGCTCGATGCCGGGGCACTGGATGTCACCGCCGACGCTGGTGGTTTTTCTGTGATTTGTCCCCCGGAGACGTTTACTCCTGTGGGGGAAGCCCTGGAGAAAGCCGGAATACCGATGGAATCTGCAGAAATCACCATGCTGCCGCAGAACACGGTCGAGCTTGATCTGGAGATGGGGCGAGCCGTCCTGGCTTTAATTGATGCTCTCGAAGACAACGATGACATTCAGAATGTGATGTCGAATTTCAGCGTGTCGGAAGAAGTGTTGGCAGAGCTTTCGAAGTGA
- the nusA gene encoding transcription termination factor NusA, whose translation MNGNEVLRIVDSIHRDKSIDKEIVFEGVEQAILSAARKHFGEEEVIEVHIDRTSGQPMVKTNGREIDRDELGDILGRISAQTAKQVMIQKIREAERDTLFDEYAQLRGQIVSGTVTRNEGSAITVNIGKAEAILPRSEMIPGESHRPNERIRAVVLEVKKMGPRVRVVLSRAHPDFVRRLLELEIPEVNERIIEIRSLAREAGYRTKVAVSCADSNIDPVGACVGVRGARIRNVGEELGGERIEVVRWNDSLQVLVPNAMQPSEVEDVILCPMLGRVLVLVRDDQLSLAIGKRGQNVRLASKLVGWDIDVMTREELDQQLDQAVVAYSQIPGVSEELAEGLVSQGFLSFEDLSVIEPDELMEMGSLTQEQADVIVEYAERESERIEKEQDLRRATEKAERQSQEREQRRADEARASNPAVESKLPPAADNEASVEEAAGNKS comes from the coding sequence ATGAACGGCAATGAAGTGCTGCGGATCGTGGATTCGATCCATCGCGATAAGAGCATCGACAAGGAAATTGTCTTCGAAGGGGTGGAGCAAGCCATTCTTTCGGCTGCGCGGAAGCACTTTGGTGAAGAAGAAGTCATCGAGGTTCATATTGATCGCACCAGCGGTCAACCAATGGTGAAAACCAATGGTCGCGAAATTGACCGCGATGAACTGGGTGATATTCTCGGTCGCATCTCGGCTCAAACTGCCAAGCAGGTTATGATCCAGAAGATTCGCGAAGCCGAGCGTGACACGTTGTTCGATGAATACGCCCAGTTGCGAGGGCAGATTGTCTCCGGGACAGTGACTCGCAATGAGGGAAGTGCCATTACGGTCAACATTGGCAAGGCGGAAGCGATTCTGCCTCGCAGTGAAATGATCCCGGGTGAATCGCATCGTCCGAATGAGCGAATTCGTGCCGTGGTGCTGGAAGTCAAGAAGATGGGGCCTCGCGTTCGCGTGGTGCTGTCCCGAGCACATCCCGATTTTGTTCGCCGTTTGCTTGAACTGGAAATTCCCGAGGTCAACGAGAGGATTATCGAGATCCGGTCTCTGGCTCGGGAAGCTGGATATCGAACAAAAGTGGCGGTCTCCTGTGCCGACAGCAATATCGACCCGGTTGGTGCCTGCGTGGGTGTGCGCGGTGCCCGCATTCGCAATGTGGGCGAAGAGCTGGGTGGCGAGCGGATTGAAGTTGTTCGCTGGAACGATTCCCTCCAGGTGCTGGTCCCGAATGCGATGCAGCCCTCGGAAGTGGAAGATGTGATTCTTTGCCCGATGCTGGGCCGTGTGCTGGTGCTGGTGCGGGATGATCAGCTTTCTCTGGCGATTGGCAAACGCGGTCAGAATGTGCGTCTGGCTTCGAAGCTGGTGGGCTGGGACATCGACGTGATGACTCGCGAAGAGCTGGATCAGCAGCTTGATCAGGCTGTGGTGGCCTACTCGCAGATCCCGGGAGTTTCCGAGGAGCTGGCGGAAGGGCTGGTATCGCAAGGTTTTCTGAGTTTTGAAGACCTGTCTGTCATCGAGCCCGACGAGCTGATGGAGATGGGCTCGTTAACTCAAGAGCAGGCCGATGTGATTGTTGAGTATGCCGAACGCGAAAGCGAGCGGATCGAGAAGGAGCAGGATCTTCGTCGGGCGACCGAGAAGGCCGAACGGCAATCTCAGGAGCGCGAGCAGCGCCGGGCCGATGAGGCCCGCGCCTCGAATCCCGCTGTCGAAAGCAAACTGCCGCCCGCTGCGGACAATGAAGCATCTGTTGAGGAGGCGGCCGGCAATAAATCGTAA
- a CDS encoding trypsin-like peptidase domain-containing protein, which yields MWSCESTPPVFKAVYAARASLRGLLVVVLACGACCSTTLLAQAPALPVVAFEKTVQDLVERNQGAIVSIARVRPSATEMIIGPDQRVTRLDPLDPDFVPNEFASGILIRGANPQEPVVLTCYHAVRNGQRYGQPVKGDQSRLFVTFAGRKGCWATVFAADPRSDLAVLALDSGALRSGDLNLTPLELGRADEMTKGQFVLLLGNPYAIARDGSASVTMGMISNMTRRPPPDPLVARDDSRKAKPTIHYFGTLWQVDARLSLGMSGAAAINLNGELVGIGSSLAALDGYEKSSGFVIPFDAGVRRIVESLIRGEEVEYGFLGVSLNRAPVVIPRIIEGYPRVLYGTQVEMAYPYSPAWNGRIEPGDIVLEIGGVHILQGDDLMREVGLKAPGTVVPFKVLRGQQELQLSIKLGKWPVDWEDQIVASGARRAALRGLTVDYSTGRWKLLPQPIRFLPGVLVTEIVAESAGSRAGLHVGDFIAEVNGQPVGTPAEFTTLVTAATGKLKLTLADGRQVTVEAE from the coding sequence ATGTGGTCATGTGAGTCCACGCCGCCCGTCTTCAAAGCTGTTTACGCAGCAAGAGCATCGTTGCGCGGATTGCTGGTCGTGGTTCTCGCGTGTGGTGCTTGCTGCTCGACGACACTTCTGGCACAGGCTCCAGCTCTCCCTGTGGTCGCATTCGAAAAGACGGTTCAAGATCTGGTTGAGCGGAATCAAGGGGCGATTGTCAGCATTGCCCGGGTGCGTCCATCGGCGACGGAAATGATCATTGGCCCGGATCAGCGGGTAACCCGGCTGGATCCGCTCGACCCTGATTTTGTTCCCAATGAGTTTGCGAGCGGGATTCTGATTCGCGGGGCGAATCCTCAGGAACCTGTGGTGCTCACCTGTTATCACGCTGTGCGAAATGGACAGCGGTATGGGCAGCCTGTGAAAGGGGATCAATCGCGGCTGTTCGTCACATTTGCGGGACGTAAGGGTTGCTGGGCGACAGTTTTCGCAGCCGATCCTCGAAGTGACCTGGCTGTTCTTGCGCTTGATAGCGGTGCTTTGAGATCAGGTGATTTAAATCTCACACCGTTGGAATTAGGCCGAGCGGATGAGATGACCAAAGGGCAGTTTGTGCTGCTGTTGGGGAATCCGTATGCGATTGCACGCGATGGTTCAGCCAGTGTCACGATGGGCATGATTTCCAATATGACCCGTCGTCCGCCTCCAGATCCGCTGGTGGCTCGGGATGATTCCCGCAAAGCGAAGCCCACCATTCATTATTTTGGCACCCTTTGGCAGGTCGACGCACGACTTTCTTTGGGGATGAGTGGGGCAGCCGCTATCAACCTCAATGGGGAACTCGTGGGTATTGGAAGTTCGCTGGCCGCCTTGGATGGTTATGAGAAGTCGAGTGGTTTTGTTATTCCGTTTGATGCAGGCGTCCGGCGGATTGTGGAGTCGCTGATTCGCGGCGAGGAAGTGGAGTACGGATTTCTAGGCGTGAGCCTCAATCGAGCCCCAGTGGTCATACCCCGGATCATCGAAGGGTACCCGCGTGTGTTGTACGGTACTCAGGTAGAGATGGCTTACCCTTATTCACCGGCATGGAACGGTCGGATTGAGCCCGGGGATATCGTGCTGGAAATTGGAGGGGTGCATATCCTTCAAGGGGATGACCTCATGCGGGAAGTGGGTTTGAAGGCACCGGGAACAGTCGTTCCATTCAAGGTTTTACGTGGTCAGCAGGAATTGCAGCTTTCTATAAAACTCGGGAAGTGGCCCGTCGACTGGGAAGATCAGATTGTGGCGTCGGGGGCCAGGCGAGCTGCTTTGAGGGGATTAACAGTCGATTACTCGACGGGGCGATGGAAACTTTTGCCACAGCCCATTCGCTTTCTCCCGGGCGTGCTGGTGACGGAAATCGTGGCAGAGAGTGCCGGTAGTCGGGCGGGGCTCCATGTCGGGGACTTTATTGCGGAGGTCAATGGGCAACCCGTTGGGACTCCGGCAGAATTCACAACTTTGGTAACTGCGGCGACCGGCAAGCTCAAACTCACGCTGGCAGATGGTCGGCAAGTGACAGTGGAAGCCGAATAA
- the infB gene encoding translation initiation factor IF-2: MKIRIFALAKELDMDSRLLIEHCAKAGIVVKNSALASISPEERDRVLAIIRNGGSTTVMTAPGGEAPVTPQREEHVRELAGAVRKLRDMISKTPATKPAASGKPQPVHEAPRELDGESSQEVQEIEAQEASFEQTEETVVGSHEMDVSTEDEVASEAAILPADVAGETDSDVESSSAAVEPVTPPAPVREHQMTSRGSVSAKGNAGTDAPQGAGSKPLQRSAPGGGEGGTSQPSQDTGNRVSGVPERPSMPSRMAGGPMRAVGSRPMRDMGMSSRGTPSRGEQATTQGPPAPGGGAAPPVNRGGNEPSNRPRMNVPGVANLAPFSGGPVARKEDVKAQVPDIRIDIKGKLVTHSPLGDRVAGSGGRRGSDEKNKADLADIMEGRAGGKKADKNALGAGMEEVREARRVKRTKDVRTSEEEEVAERKAVRKLIRRPGQKQTTQLKTTAEIEPPLTVRSLSEAIGRPAKQILGILFKRGEMLTINSLLHEETALELSLELGVDLKIVKPKDVEDELQEYIDLPDDPSVLENRPPIITILGHVDHGKTTLVDKLRSANVAASEHGGITQHIAAYQVTKNGQKLTFVDTPGHAAFGEMRARGANVTDIVVLVVAANDGVMPQTVECIAHAKAAGVPLVVALNKVDLPDRNEQRVLQELAAQNVLAAEWGGDTEVVRTSGLSGEGLDELLETLLLTAELNEFKANSQRPATGACLEAFRDEGRGPLAWLIVQKGTLRRGDVVLCGQAYGKVRSIFNEHQQELDEAPPSTPVMLAGLDIVPAPGDKFVVLDDLDLAREIAERRRMAGRQVSLSSRGGKRTLEDILNAAREGEVQDLGVIVKADTPGSLEALRSEIGKFEHPEVRVRILHEGVGGVNESDVYLASASSAIIIAFHVIPEDRAAALALQENVEIRRYNIIYEVIDEIKQTLEGMLKPAKKEVTLGRAIVLQTFNISRFGTIAGCRVLNGTIERTNRIHVIRDQKVLNSYAIASLRREKDDSREVREGMECGIRLEGFNDVKEGDLLEAYKIEEVKRTFD, encoded by the coding sequence TTGAAGATTCGAATTTTCGCTCTTGCCAAAGAGCTCGATATGGACAGCAGGCTGTTGATCGAGCACTGCGCTAAGGCTGGCATTGTGGTCAAGAACTCTGCCCTGGCCAGTATCTCGCCAGAGGAACGCGATCGCGTTCTGGCAATTATCCGCAATGGTGGTTCAACCACCGTGATGACTGCTCCGGGAGGTGAAGCTCCTGTGACGCCCCAGCGCGAAGAACATGTTCGCGAGCTGGCGGGAGCGGTTCGCAAACTGCGGGACATGATTTCCAAAACTCCCGCGACTAAACCGGCAGCTTCAGGAAAGCCCCAACCTGTTCACGAAGCTCCCCGGGAGCTGGATGGAGAGTCTTCGCAGGAAGTTCAAGAGATCGAGGCTCAGGAAGCCTCGTTTGAACAGACTGAGGAGACTGTCGTCGGTTCGCATGAAATGGATGTCTCGACCGAAGATGAAGTAGCCTCTGAAGCAGCGATTCTCCCTGCCGATGTGGCTGGTGAAACTGATTCCGATGTCGAATCAAGTTCTGCGGCTGTCGAGCCGGTCACTCCGCCAGCACCTGTGCGTGAACACCAGATGACCTCGCGTGGGTCTGTCAGTGCAAAAGGGAATGCTGGAACTGATGCTCCCCAGGGAGCCGGTTCCAAACCATTACAGCGTTCAGCACCCGGTGGTGGCGAGGGTGGAACATCTCAGCCATCACAGGATACAGGCAATCGCGTTTCGGGTGTGCCGGAGCGTCCTTCGATGCCTTCGCGCATGGCCGGTGGGCCGATGCGAGCAGTTGGCAGTCGCCCCATGCGTGATATGGGGATGAGCAGTCGAGGGACTCCTTCGCGAGGTGAGCAGGCAACCACTCAAGGGCCGCCAGCTCCCGGTGGTGGAGCAGCGCCCCCTGTGAATCGAGGCGGGAACGAGCCTTCCAACCGTCCCCGTATGAATGTGCCGGGTGTCGCGAATCTGGCGCCATTCAGTGGCGGCCCGGTCGCTCGCAAAGAAGACGTCAAAGCCCAGGTGCCCGATATCCGCATTGATATCAAAGGTAAGCTGGTTACGCATTCTCCTCTGGGAGATCGAGTCGCTGGCAGCGGTGGTCGCCGCGGCAGTGACGAAAAGAACAAAGCCGATCTTGCAGACATCATGGAAGGCCGTGCCGGCGGCAAAAAGGCAGACAAAAATGCCTTGGGCGCCGGTATGGAAGAAGTCCGCGAAGCCCGCCGGGTCAAGCGGACGAAAGATGTTCGTACGTCTGAGGAAGAAGAAGTTGCTGAACGTAAGGCCGTTCGCAAGCTCATTCGTCGGCCCGGTCAAAAGCAAACCACACAGCTCAAAACAACCGCCGAAATCGAGCCACCACTCACTGTGCGTTCTCTTTCGGAAGCGATTGGCCGGCCTGCCAAGCAGATCCTTGGGATTCTCTTCAAACGTGGCGAAATGTTGACCATCAACAGTCTGCTGCATGAAGAGACAGCGCTCGAACTCTCTCTGGAACTGGGCGTCGATCTCAAAATCGTCAAACCCAAGGATGTCGAAGACGAGCTGCAGGAATACATCGATCTCCCGGACGATCCCTCAGTTCTGGAAAATCGACCGCCAATCATCACGATTCTCGGGCACGTCGATCATGGCAAGACGACTCTGGTCGACAAGCTGCGCTCGGCCAACGTGGCTGCTTCAGAACATGGGGGCATTACCCAGCATATTGCTGCCTATCAGGTGACGAAGAATGGTCAGAAACTGACATTCGTCGATACCCCAGGCCATGCAGCGTTTGGTGAAATGCGTGCTCGCGGTGCCAACGTAACTGATATCGTTGTGCTGGTGGTTGCTGCGAATGACGGTGTCATGCCTCAGACTGTGGAATGTATTGCTCATGCCAAAGCCGCCGGTGTGCCACTGGTTGTCGCACTGAATAAGGTCGATCTGCCTGATCGAAATGAGCAGCGTGTCCTTCAGGAACTGGCTGCCCAGAACGTGCTGGCGGCCGAATGGGGTGGAGACACTGAAGTCGTACGCACCTCCGGTTTATCTGGCGAAGGTCTGGATGAACTGCTGGAAACATTATTGCTGACCGCAGAACTCAATGAGTTCAAGGCGAATTCGCAGCGTCCCGCCACCGGGGCCTGCCTCGAAGCCTTCCGTGATGAAGGTCGTGGTCCGCTCGCATGGCTCATTGTGCAGAAGGGAACACTCCGCCGCGGAGACGTCGTTCTCTGTGGGCAGGCTTACGGCAAAGTACGATCTATTTTCAACGAACATCAGCAGGAGCTCGATGAAGCTCCGCCATCGACACCTGTCATGCTGGCAGGTCTCGATATCGTGCCTGCTCCTGGTGATAAGTTTGTGGTGCTCGACGATCTGGATCTGGCTCGTGAGATTGCCGAGCGGCGACGGATGGCTGGCCGACAGGTCTCGCTCTCTTCGCGCGGTGGTAAACGAACTCTGGAAGATATTCTCAACGCTGCCCGCGAGGGTGAAGTTCAGGATCTGGGTGTGATCGTTAAGGCCGACACTCCTGGTTCTCTGGAAGCTCTGCGAAGTGAAATCGGGAAGTTTGAACATCCCGAAGTTCGCGTCCGCATCCTGCACGAAGGTGTTGGTGGCGTCAACGAAAGTGATGTCTATCTCGCCAGTGCTTCGTCGGCGATCATTATTGCCTTCCATGTGATTCCTGAAGACCGGGCGGCTGCTCTGGCACTGCAGGAGAACGTGGAAATCCGCCGTTACAACATTATTTACGAAGTGATTGATGAAATTAAGCAGACTCTGGAAGGGATGCTTAAGCCGGCCAAGAAGGAAGTCACGCTGGGCCGGGCGATTGTCCTGCAAACGTTCAATATCAGTCGTTTTGGTACCATTGCGGGCTGCCGTGTATTGAATGGTACGATCGAACGCACCAACCGCATCCATGTGATTCGAGATCAGAAGGTGCTGAACTCTTACGCCATTGCTTCGCTCAGGCGTGAAAAAGACGACAGCCGTGAGGTTCGCGAAGGGATGGAATGTGGTATCCGGCTGGAAGGATTTAATGACGTGAAGGAAGGGGATCTGCTGGAAGCCTATAAGATCGAAGAAGTCAAACGGACATTCGATTAA
- a CDS encoding tetratricopeptide repeat protein, translating into MEHVRKWSLGLTAFRLRRDGGFHLFKFGLMIPCCVALSVVSGNGLADTFLKRAAAQEVATPPPVSEEATKKTAASEETQPAGSPKVTAGPVIQLQTLDEPAVPLTPKTPRTAAEEKQAEALAWFMSGSLFESRLEWKRAYTAYQRAAELNPGSAETYRKLMQIALIQEQPAQAMSWAMKVVDLDPADFEVLHTLAAGMAAQQKGAEAIKFLEQAANSPTLDPLSNWAIRLQRDLAILYLATGDIPKAADKYELLLKVFKKPDEFKLDPRFRNELMNDPRTGAERVAQVLLDAERVAPAREALELAVKTGKASRGNVNFYQAKLLLLEGKPAEALVELQKYIDAQRQSKGREAYELLSQILSRSGLEGELIDRLTAIAEKDQRNSTLQFFLAEKLTDRGDYEKAEKIYEASLKGSRDLKGYLGLSRLYRKQKVADKLLDTLGRGLSQAPPDGVDEIEAEFESVAKDRELVGLVIDAGRRQASAEPRELTFEEAYLVAKLASQGEQIDAAIEFFRKAKEIAPDRGGIVLSDLAEMLLKADRYADAAQVLEEALEEPAMADRKPNLLFQLSQAREMNGNTEGALEAIDQAIRLIPQAAVLQFQKGWIYYHSRNFEKAIAQFETVLRDFPGETRIVRQCQFSLSNIYVMQGDIPRGEAILEKVLEEDPEDISVNNDLGYLYADQGKNLEKAEKMIRKAVAAEPENAAYLDSLGWVLFKLGKYEEALSPLEKAAEMRTGGDGTIYEHLGDVYNKLGRAADAQKAWAKAMEKSRAERLPDEKLLKRLEEKLGTAAKPKEGGKPQAIEPTS; encoded by the coding sequence ATGGAACACGTCAGAAAATGGAGTCTGGGACTGACCGCATTTCGTCTGCGACGGGATGGAGGTTTCCACCTCTTCAAGTTCGGCCTGATGATTCCCTGTTGCGTAGCCTTATCTGTTGTGTCTGGGAACGGACTGGCCGACACTTTCTTGAAGCGTGCCGCAGCGCAAGAGGTTGCGACACCGCCTCCGGTCTCTGAAGAGGCAACCAAGAAAACAGCAGCTTCTGAGGAAACTCAGCCTGCTGGATCTCCCAAGGTAACCGCAGGGCCTGTCATTCAATTGCAAACGTTGGATGAACCGGCTGTTCCTCTCACTCCTAAAACTCCGCGCACTGCTGCTGAAGAAAAACAGGCAGAGGCTTTAGCGTGGTTCATGTCGGGCTCGTTGTTCGAATCTCGACTGGAGTGGAAGCGGGCCTACACGGCTTACCAGCGGGCTGCGGAACTCAATCCAGGCTCTGCCGAGACATATCGCAAGCTGATGCAGATTGCATTGATTCAGGAACAACCGGCACAGGCGATGTCCTGGGCCATGAAAGTTGTCGATCTTGATCCTGCCGACTTTGAAGTTCTCCATACTCTCGCTGCCGGAATGGCTGCCCAGCAGAAAGGGGCCGAGGCGATCAAGTTTCTGGAACAGGCAGCGAATTCTCCCACACTCGATCCCCTGTCGAACTGGGCGATCCGGTTACAGCGCGACCTGGCGATCCTGTATCTGGCGACGGGTGATATTCCCAAGGCAGCCGATAAGTACGAACTGCTGTTGAAAGTGTTTAAGAAACCGGATGAGTTCAAACTTGATCCGAGATTCCGCAACGAACTGATGAATGATCCCCGGACCGGTGCTGAGCGTGTTGCACAGGTTCTCCTGGATGCAGAACGGGTGGCACCTGCACGAGAAGCGCTGGAACTGGCTGTCAAAACCGGTAAGGCCAGCCGGGGAAATGTCAATTTCTATCAGGCCAAGCTGCTGCTTCTGGAAGGTAAGCCGGCGGAGGCTCTGGTTGAACTTCAGAAGTACATCGATGCTCAAAGACAATCCAAAGGCCGCGAAGCTTACGAATTGTTGTCGCAGATTCTCTCCCGCAGTGGTCTTGAGGGAGAGTTGATTGATCGCTTGACTGCGATTGCCGAGAAAGACCAGCGGAATTCGACACTGCAGTTCTTTCTGGCCGAGAAACTGACGGATCGCGGTGATTACGAAAAAGCCGAAAAGATCTACGAAGCCTCACTAAAGGGTTCGCGAGATTTAAAAGGATATCTGGGGCTTTCGCGTTTGTATCGTAAGCAGAAAGTGGCAGATAAACTGTTGGATACGTTAGGTCGCGGCTTGTCTCAGGCTCCACCGGATGGTGTGGATGAGATTGAAGCCGAGTTCGAGTCGGTGGCAAAGGATCGGGAACTGGTCGGTCTGGTGATTGATGCAGGCCGTCGGCAGGCCTCTGCCGAGCCTCGTGAATTGACTTTTGAAGAGGCCTACCTGGTTGCCAAGCTGGCCTCTCAAGGTGAGCAAATCGATGCTGCAATCGAATTCTTTCGTAAAGCCAAGGAGATTGCTCCTGATCGTGGAGGGATTGTGCTTTCCGATCTGGCGGAGATGCTTCTGAAAGCCGACCGCTATGCCGATGCTGCTCAAGTTCTGGAAGAAGCCTTGGAAGAGCCTGCGATGGCTGATCGAAAGCCCAATCTGCTTTTCCAGTTGTCTCAAGCCCGGGAGATGAATGGGAATACTGAAGGAGCACTGGAAGCGATTGATCAGGCGATTCGTCTGATCCCCCAGGCGGCTGTCCTGCAGTTCCAGAAAGGTTGGATTTACTATCACAGTCGCAATTTCGAAAAGGCAATCGCCCAGTTTGAAACTGTGCTCCGGGATTTTCCCGGCGAGACACGAATTGTGAGGCAGTGCCAATTCAGCCTGTCGAACATCTATGTCATGCAGGGTGATATTCCACGAGGGGAAGCGATCCTCGAAAAAGTGCTGGAGGAAGATCCAGAGGATATTTCGGTCAACAATGATCTGGGCTACCTCTATGCCGACCAGGGAAAAAACCTGGAAAAAGCCGAGAAAATGATCCGCAAGGCGGTGGCAGCAGAACCTGAAAATGCTGCGTATCTCGACAGCCTCGGCTGGGTGCTGTTTAAGCTCGGAAAGTATGAAGAGGCGCTTTCTCCACTGGAAAAAGCCGCTGAGATGCGGACGGGTGGAGATGGGACAATCTATGAGCATCTCGGGGACGTTTACAACAAACTGGGTCGAGCCGCCGACGCTCAGAAGGCCTGGGCAAAAGCGATGGAAAAATCCAGAGCCGAACGTCTCCCTGATGAGAAATTGCTCAAGCGACTGGAAGAAAAGTTAGGGACGGCTGCCAAACCCAAAGAAGGGGGCAAGCCACAGGCCATAGAGCCCACGTCCTGA